One segment of Sesamum indicum cultivar Zhongzhi No. 13 linkage group LG4, S_indicum_v1.0, whole genome shotgun sequence DNA contains the following:
- the LOC105160699 gene encoding LRR receptor-like serine/threonine-protein kinase GSO2, which yields MKSFQLRPLLLIVFQVVTLKCGHSYSSQLNNTTNRMRCLDRERQALLNFKDELVDTYGRLSSWGNDEHKRECCEWIGVYCHNHTNHVTQLDLRFKFLRGKISTSLLELQQLEHIDLSFNDFEYAPIPDFIASLTQLQNLNLRSANFSGPIPHQIGNLSKLLYLDISANDCNSENLDWLFSLDSLEYLDLSYTDLSKATNWLQAVSKLKSIQELSLSNGALPEISLSFLPKINGSSPLTFLDLSFNSHLSNSHLSNFWTLVSWFSNFSSTGLSYIILNDNNIAGPIPDVFEDMMSLTVLSLYRNGLQGGIPKYFTNLSSLVTLSLSENNLSGDINEVMMNLSGGLLEKRLLSLDMSWNNFRGLLPNMSRFYSLTNLGLESNQLSGSIREGYLQLPSLAFLDLSSNGFTGAIPDLSFSPLLRSLRLSNNTFSGTLTHSIPTLSQLVELDLSFNSFLEVDFDPTFDPPFQLRTLKLAQCKLVKHYPVWLKTQKELQTIDLSSIGISDTVSSFFGGTIPTFLYLDASNNQMYGSFPNFSFSSTDFLTSPDVALSGISLDVSRNKISGSLDFLCYVKEWALLDLSDNLFSGQIPDCFASFRSLRYLNLANNHLWGKIPSSFGSLSALTLLHLRNNSLSDGIPSTMRNCRGLKMIDVGGNRLTGNIPSWIGESFPELIVLVLRSNEFYGDIPSNICRLANLQILDISANKNISTEHSSYSRELFLPTNTLMMPAGSFDSLESAYFMWKGNEVKYTSRVGLVKLIDFSDNSLVGEIPMNITKLAGLVALNISNNNLVGPIPQHIGELKSMNFLDLSRNHLSGGIPASLCNLNGLGVLNLSYNNLSGRIPRDNQCLTFEGAAYIGNVGLCGPPLNESCPGDHPNPRVEGAESDDDDKFITPGFYIALALGFIIGFWGIYGTILLNKTFRYAVFSKLTKAWIYFQN from the coding sequence ATGAAGTCCTTTCAGCTTCGTCCCTTACTGCTTATTGTGTTTCAAGTAGTAACCTTAAAGTGCGGACATTCTTATTCATCACAACTCAATAATACTACTAACAGAATGAGGTGCTTGGATAGGGAGAGACAAGCTCTTCTCAACTTCAAAGACGAGCTTGTCGACACATATGGCCGACTCTCTTCTTGGGGCAACGATGAACATAAAAGAGAGTGCTGTGAATGGATTGGAGTTTACTGTCATAATCATACCAATCATGTCACACAATTGGATCTTCGTTTTAAATTCTTGAGAGGTAAGATCAGTACTTCATTACTTGAACTGCAACAATTGGAACACATAGACCTTAGTTTCAATGACTTTGAGTATGCCCCCATTCCCGACTTCATTGCTTCACTCACCCAATTACAGAATCTCAATCTTCGTTCAGCTAATTTCAGTGGACCAATCCCACATCAGATAGGGAACCTATCAAAATTGCTCTACCTTGATATTTCTGCGAATGATTGCAACAGTGAAAACCTTGATTGGCTTTTTAGTCTTGATTCACTTGAATACCTTGATCTCAGTTATACAGATCTCTCAAAGGCTACCAATTGGTTACAAGCAGTAAGCAAATTGAAGTCCATACAAGAGTTGAGCCTGAGCAATGGAGCTCTCCCAGAAATATCTCTTTCTTTCCTACCCAAAATCAATGGATCCTCGCCTCTTACGTTTCTTGATCTCTCATTCAACTCCCATCTATCCAACTCCCATCTATCCAACTTTTGGACATTAGTCAGTTGGTTCTCAAACTTCAGCAGTACTGGTCTTTCTTACATAATACTCAATGATAACAACATAGCTGGTCCCATTCCTGATGTTTTTGAGGACATGATGTCACTTACAGTTCTCAGCCTTTATAGAAATGGTCTCCAGGGTGGGATCCCCAAGTATTTTACTAATCTGAGCAGTTTAGTGACCTTGTCTCTGTCTGAAAACAATTTGAGTGGTGATATTAATGAAGTAATGATGAATCTGTCAGGTGGGCTATTAGAGAAAAGACTATTGTCTCTTGATATGAGTTGGAATAATTTCAGAGGATTGTTGCCTAATATGTCAAGATTTTATTCCTTAACCAACTTAGGTCTTGAGAGTAACCAATTGAGTGGATCCATCCGAGAAGGCTACCTACAACTTCCATCTCTTGCTTTTCTTGATCTGTCTTCAAATGGATTTACTGGCGCAATACCAGATCTATCATTCTCTCCATTATTGAGATCGTTACGCCTTTCCAACAATACGTTTAGTGGAACTTTAACTCATAGCATTCCAACTCTCTCTCAATTAGTAGAACTGGACTTATCTTTCAACTCATTTCTAGAAGTTGATTTCGACCCTACCTTTGATCCTCCTTTCCAACTACGGACTTTGAAATTGGCGCAGTGTAAATTAGTGAAACATTACCCTGTTTggctcaaaacacaaaaagaattacaaacaATCGACTTATCCAGTATCGGGATTTCAGACACCGTATCAAGTTTTTTTGGTGGCACCATCCCGACATTCTTGTACCTCGATGCATCAAATAACCAAATGTATGGTTCCTTTCCGAACTTCTCATTCAGCTCAACAGATTTTTTAACGTCACCAGATGTTGCCCTTTCTGGGATATCTTTGGATGTATCAAGAAACAAGATTTCAGGTTCCTTGGATTTTTTGTGCTATGTCAAAGAGTGGGCTTTGCTCGACCTTTCGGACAATCTTTTCTCTGGTCAGATTCCTGATTGTTTTGCTAGCTTTCGATCATTAAGATATCTCAATTTAGCAAACAATCACTTGTGGGGGAAGATTCCTAGTTCATTTGGCTCGTTAAGTGCTCTTACTTTGTTGCATTTACGTAACAATAGTCTCTCGGACGGGATCCCCTCAACTATGAGAAATTGCAGAGGCCTGAAGATGATTGATGTGGGAGGAAATAGACTTACTGGAAACATACCATCTTGGATAGGAGAGAGCTTCCCAGAGCTAATAGTTCTAGTCCTCCGCTCCAATGAGTTTTACGGTGACATCCCTTCAAACATATGTCGCCTAGCAAACCTCCAAATCTTAGACATATCTGCCAACAAGAATATTTCGACGGAGCATTCCTCGTATAGTCGGGAATTGTTTCTTCCAACAAATACCCTGATGATGCCAGCGGGAAGTTTTGATTCCCTTGAAAGTGCGTATTTCATGTGGAAAGGAAATGAGGTGAAGTACACCAGCCGTGTTGGCCTTGTGAAGCTAATCGATTTTTCAGACAACAGTTTAGTAGGTGAAATCCCTATGAACATCACAAAACTAGCTGGTTTGGTGGCATTGAATATCTCCAACAACAATTTGGTCGGACCCATTCCTCAACATATTGGTGAGCTCAAgtctatgaattttcttgaCTTGTCAAGAAACCACCTCTCAGGTGGGATTCCGGCTAGTCTTTGCAACTTGAACGGGCTTGGAGTGTTGAACTTGTCATACAACAACTTGTCTGGAAGAATTCCACGGGACAATCAATGTCTTACTTTTGAAGGAGCGGCTTATATAGGTAATGTTGGTTTGTGTGGGCCGCCGCTCAATGAATCTTGCCCTGGAGATCACCCAAATCCAAGAGTTGAAGGAGCGGAGTCTGACGATGATGATAAGTTTATAACGCCTGGATTTTATATTGCTCTGGCACTTGGTTTTATTATTGGATTTTGGGGAATATACGGAACAATACTGCTCAACAAGACATTCAGATATGCAGTTTTCAGCAAGCTCACCAAAGCTtggatatattttcaaaactaa
- the LOC105160452 gene encoding protein DETOXIFICATION 35, giving the protein MEAPLLQTSSSALHIIGDDGDYLPVKGLKPWWRVFCIESAKLWRIGGPIAFQILCQYGTTSVTTVFVGHLGDIELSAFSIALSVVCTFSFGFMLGMGSALETLCGQAYGAGQVHMLGIYMQRSIVILLATCVLVSPLYTFATPILKLLGQQDEIADPAGTYTLLVLPQLCSLAVAFPTQKFLQAQSKVSVLAWIAAFALASQILLCWLFVYVFGWGATGAAVAFDITSWVSALAQFIYVVGWCKDGWKGFSWAAFREIWAFVRLSFASAIMLCLEIWYMMSIIILTGHLDNAVTAVGSLSICMNVDSWETMVFVGINAAISVRVSNELGMGHPRAARYTVYVTLFQSLLIGILCMIVVLATRNYFSIIFTNSEEMQQAVAHLSGLLGITMLLNSIQPVISGVAIGGGWQALVAYINLACYYVFGLPLGYILGYVANLGVVGLWGGMIGGVALQTLLLIIVLYKTNWNKEVEQTTERMRKWGGQDITIEKSEPDQLPIKNGRA; this is encoded by the exons ATGGAGGCGCCACTGCTCCAAACCAGCTCAAGCGCCCTCCATATAATCGGAGACGATGGAGACTACCTGCCGGTGAAGGGGCTGAAACCATGGTGGAGAGTTTTCTGTATAGAATCAGCCAAGCTATGGAGAATTGGCGGCCCCATAGCATTTCAGATCCTCTGTCAGTACGGAACCACCTCCGTCACCACCGTGTTCGTAGGCCATCTCGGAGATATTGAACTCTCCGCTTTCTCTATTGCACTCTCGGTTGTCTGTACCTTCTCCTTCGGCTTCATG CTTGGCATGGGGAGTGCCCTTGAGACTCTATGCGGTCAGGCATATGGTGCCGGACAAGTTCACATGCTCGGCATTTACATGCAACGCTCGATAGTAATTCTGTTGGCTACTTGCGTCCTTGTTTCGCCACTCTATACATTCGCTACCCCAATCCTTAAATTACTTGGACAACAAGATGAGATAGCGGATCCTGCAGGAACTTACACGCTTCTGGTTCTCCCTCAATTGTGTTCTCTGGCTGTTGCTTTTCCAACCCAGAAGTTTCTTCAAGCCCAGAGCAAAGTTTCCGTGCTTGCATGGATCGCAGCATTTGCTCTGGCTTCACAAATTCTTTTGTGTTGGCTCTTTGTTTATGTATTTGGCTGGGGAGCTACGGGTGCTGCTGTAGCTTTTGATATAACTAGTTGGGTCTCTGCCCTCGCACAGTTTATTTATGTTGTTGGTTGGTGTAAGGATGGTTGGAAGGGATTCTCATGGGCTGCATTTCGTGAGATTTGGGCTTTTGTGAGGCTCTCATTCGCGTCTGCTATTATGCTGTGCCTGGAGATCTGGTACATGATGAGCATCATTATCCTCACCGGTCATCTTGATAACGCTGTGACTGCCGTTGGTTCTCTTTCTATATG CATGAATGTTGATAGCTGGGAGACAATGGTGTTTGTAGGAATCAATGCTGCTATAAG tgTCCGTGTCTCAAACGAGCTCGGAATGGGACATCCTAGAGCGGCTAGATACACAGTCTATGTGACGCTGTTTCAGTCCCTTCTGATCGGGATTCTTTGCATGATTGTAGTCCTCGCAACCAGAAATTACTTCTCTATTATATTTACCAATAGTGAAGAAATGCAACAGGCCGTTGCTCACCTTTCAGGCCTACTAGGGATCACAATGCTTCTCAACAGTATTCAGCCAGTGATATCAG GTGTTGCCATAGGAGGCGGATGGCAAGCTCTAGTTGCTTACATCAACTTGGCATGTTACTATGTATTTGGTCTGCCGTTGGGATATATTCTTGGTTATGTAGCTAATCTGGGAGTTGTG GGACTCTGGGGGGGCATGATAGGCGGAGTTGCTCTGCAGACATTGCTGCTCATTATCGTACTCTACAAAACCAACTGGAACAAGGAG GTTGAGCAGACAACAGAGCGCATGCGGAAGTGGGGTGGCCAAGACATTACAATCGAGAAATCCGAACCTGACCAGCTTCCGATAAAAAACGGCAGAGCTTAG
- the LOC105160453 gene encoding protein DETOXIFICATION 35-like, protein MEAPLLERSAGELQLIGDDGDYVPVRGLKAWWRVFCIETAKLWRIGGPIAFQIVCQYGTSSVATIFVGHLGDVELSAFSIATSVVGTFAFGFMLGMGSALETLCGQAFGAGQVHMLGVYMQRSIIILFATCILLSPLYIFATPILRVIGQSNEIAEPAGFYTLLTIPQLFSLSIAFPAQKFLQAQSKVGVLAWIAAVALLSQALWCWLFVDVFGWGTIGAAVAFDLTSWISAIAQFVYVVGWCKDGWKGLSWAAFRDIWAFVRLSLASAVMLCLEIWYIMSIIIIAGNLKDAVTAVGSLSICMNVDGLETMLFVGVNAAISVRVSNELGLGHPRAAKYSVYVTIFQSLLIGILCMAVILTTREYFAIIFTDSENMQRAVAHLSSLLGVTMLLNSIQPVISGVAIGGGWQALVAYINLGCYYIFGLPLGYVLGYVADFGVMGIWGGMIAGLALQTLLLFIVLYKTNWNKEVEQTTERMRKWGGHDTAVSNHQLPMKNGTP, encoded by the exons ATGGAGGCGCCGCTGCTCGAACGGAGTGCCGGCGAACTCCAGCTGATTGGAGACGACGGAGACTACGTTCCGGTGAGAGGGCTGAAGGCGTGGTGGAGAGTTTTCTGCATAGAAACAGCGAAGCTGTGGCGGATAGGCGGCCCCATAGCCTTTCAGATAGTTTGCCAGTACGGGACCAGCTCCGTCGCCACCATATTCGTCGGCCACCTCGGAGATGTCGAGCTCTCCGCTTTCTCTATTGCTACGTCGGTGGTCGGAACTTTTGCTTTCGGCTTCATG CTTGGAATGGGAAGTGCCCTGGAAACACTATGCGGTCAGGCATTTGGCGCCGGACAAGTTCATATGCTCGGTGTTTACATGCAACGgtcaataataattctatTTGCGACTTGCATTCTCCTCTCACCGCTCTACATATTTGCCACTCCAATTCTTAGGGTGATCGGACAATCCAATGAAATAGCAGAACCTGCAGGATTCTATACACTTCTAACCATCCCTCAACTTTTCTCTCTTTCGATAGCTTTTCCAGCCCAAAAGTTCCTTCAAGCCCAGAGCAAGGTTGGCGTGCTTGCCTGGATAGCAGCTGTTGCTCTTCTTTCACAAGCTCTATGGTGTTGGCTTTTTGTCGATGTTTTTGGTTGGGGAACGATCGGAGCAGCTGTTGCATTTGATCTTACAAGTTGGATCTCTGCGATAGCGCAATTTGTTTATGTGGTCGGTTGGTGTAAGGACGGATGGAAGGGACTCTCGTGGGCTGCGTTTAGGGATATATGGGCTTTTGTTAGGTTATCACTTGCATCTGCTGTTATGCTGTGTCTGGAGATTTGGTATATAATGAGCATCATTATCATCGCCGGCAATCTTAAAGATGCAGTTACTGCAGTTGGTTCCCTTTCTATTTG CATGAACGTTGATGGATTGGAAACGATGCTTTTCGTCGGAGTCAATGCTGCTATAag CGTTCGTGTTTCCAACGAACTTGGCCTGGGACATCCTAGAGCAGCCAAATACTCTGTCTACGTAACGATCTTTCAGTCTCTGCTGATTGGGATTCTTTGCATGGCTGTCATCCTCACCACAAGGGAGTACtttgctattatttttacaGATAGCGAGAATATGCAGCGGGCGGTGGCTCACCTTTCAAGCCTTCTTGGTGTTACGATGCTTCTCAACAGCATCCAGCCAGTGATATCAG GTGTAGCCATCGGAGGAGGTTGGCAAGCGCTTGTAGCGTACATCAACTTGGGTtgttattacatttttggtttGCCTTTAGGATACGTTCTCGGTTACGTGGCTGACTTTGGCGTCATG GGAATCTGGGGGGGAATGATTGCTGGACTGGCTTTGCAGACATTGCTGCTCTTCATCGTACTTTACAAAACCAACTGGAACAAAGAG GTGGAGCAGACGACAGAGCGCATGAGGAAGTGGGGAGGCCACGACACTGCAGTATCGAATCACCAACTTCCAATGAAAAACGGAACACCTTAA
- the LOC105160454 gene encoding protein DETOXIFICATION 35 isoform X2: MEAPLLERSPDELELIGDDGDYLPVKGLKAWWRIFCIESVKLWRIGGPIAFQIVCQFGSISVATIFVGHIGDVELSAFSIALTVVGTFGFGFMFGMGSALETLCGQAFGAGQVHMLGIYMQRSTIILFVSCIILLPVYIFATPLLKLIGQPDEIAEPAGFYSRLTIPQLFSFAVNFPTQKFLQAQSKVTVIAWIAVIALLLQTLLCWLFVNLFGWGAVGVAVAYDIMNWFIAISQFVYVVGWCKDGWKGFSWSAFNDIWAFVRLSLASAVMMCLEVWYMMSITILTGNLKDAVTAVGSLSICMNINGWENMVFIGINAAISVRVSNELGLGHARATKYCVYVTVFQSLLIGIVCMIVILATRDYIAVIFTDSEIMRQAVSHLSGLLGITMLLNSVQPVISGSVGRHDCWSGSADTVALSRTLQNQLEQRGGADDSPNAEVGRPRHCDFHKKYRR; the protein is encoded by the exons ATGGAGGCGCCGCTGCTGGAACGGAGTCCCGACGAGCTCGAGCTGATCGGAGACGACGGCGACTACCTTCCGGTGAAAGGGCTTAAAGCATGGTGGAGGATCTTCTGCATAGAATCAGTGAAGCTATGGCGAATAGGCGGACCCATAGCGTTTCAGATCGTTTGCCAGTTCGGGAGCATCTCCGTCGCCACCATTTTCGTCGGTCACATCGGAGATGTTGAACTCTCTGCTTTCTCCATTGCTCTCACAGTCGTCGGAACTTTTGGTTTCGGCTTCATG TTTGGGATGGGAAGTGCCCTTGAAACACTCTGTGGTCAGGCATTCGGCGCTGGACAAGTTCATATGCTGGGCATTTACATGCAACGATCCACGATAATTTTATTCGTCTCTTGCATTATCCTATTGCCGGTTTACATATTTGCCACCCCGCTTCTGAAGTTGATAGGGCAGCCCGATGAAATTGCAGAACCTGCTGGATTCTATTCACGTCTGACCATCCCCCAGCTCTTCTCCTTTGCTGTAAATTTTCCAACCCAAAAGTTCCTTCAAGCCCAGAGCAAGGTTACCGTGATTGCCTGGATAGCAGTTATTGCTCTGCTTTTACAAACTCTCTTGTGTTGGCTTTTCGTCAACTTATTTGGATGGGGAGCGGTTGGAGTAGCTGTGGCGTATGATATTATGAATTGGTTTATTGCAATATCACAATTTGTTTACGTGGTTGGTTGGTGTAAGGACGGGTGGAAGGGGTTCTCCTGGTCTGCGTTTAACGATATATGGGCGTTTGTTAGGTTGTCGCTTGCTTCTGCTGTGATGATGTGTCTGGAAGTTTGGTATATGATGAGCATCACTATCCTCACCGGCAATCTTAAGGATGCCGTGACTGCAGTTGGTTCCCTTTCTATTTG CATGAACATTAATGGGTGGGAGAACATGGTGTTTATAGGGATCAATGCTGCTATAAG TGTTCGGGTTTCGAATGAACTTGGCTTGGGACATGCAAGAGCAACCAAATACTGTGTCTACGTGACAGTGTTTCAGTCTTTGCTGATTGGGATTGTTTGCATGATTGTCATCCTGGCCACCAGGGATTATATTGCTGTTATTTTTACTGACAGCGAGATTATGCGGCAGGCAGTGAGTCATCTTTCAGGCCTTCTTGGTATTACAATGCTTCTCAACAGCGTGCAGCCAGTGATATCAG GGAGTGTGGGGAGGCATGATTGCTGGAGTGGCTCTGCAGACACTGTTGCTCTTTCTCGTACTCTACAAAACCAACTGGAACAAAGAG GTGGAGCAGATGACAGCCCGAATGCGGAAGTGGGGAGGCCAAGACACTGTgatttccataaaaaatacagaCGTTAA
- the LOC105160454 gene encoding protein DETOXIFICATION 35 isoform X1, with protein sequence MEAPLLERSPDELELIGDDGDYLPVKGLKAWWRIFCIESVKLWRIGGPIAFQIVCQFGSISVATIFVGHIGDVELSAFSIALTVVGTFGFGFMFGMGSALETLCGQAFGAGQVHMLGIYMQRSTIILFVSCIILLPVYIFATPLLKLIGQPDEIAEPAGFYSRLTIPQLFSFAVNFPTQKFLQAQSKVTVIAWIAVIALLLQTLLCWLFVNLFGWGAVGVAVAYDIMNWFIAISQFVYVVGWCKDGWKGFSWSAFNDIWAFVRLSLASAVMMCLEVWYMMSITILTGNLKDAVTAVGSLSICMNINGWENMVFIGINAAISVRVSNELGLGHARATKYCVYVTVFQSLLIGIVCMIVILATRDYIAVIFTDSEIMRQAVSHLSGLLGITMLLNSVQPVISGVAIGGGWQALVAYINLACYYIFGLPLGFLLGYVANFGVVGVWGGMIAGVALQTLLLFLVLYKTNWNKEVEQMTARMRKWGGQDTVISIKNTDVKNID encoded by the exons ATGGAGGCGCCGCTGCTGGAACGGAGTCCCGACGAGCTCGAGCTGATCGGAGACGACGGCGACTACCTTCCGGTGAAAGGGCTTAAAGCATGGTGGAGGATCTTCTGCATAGAATCAGTGAAGCTATGGCGAATAGGCGGACCCATAGCGTTTCAGATCGTTTGCCAGTTCGGGAGCATCTCCGTCGCCACCATTTTCGTCGGTCACATCGGAGATGTTGAACTCTCTGCTTTCTCCATTGCTCTCACAGTCGTCGGAACTTTTGGTTTCGGCTTCATG TTTGGGATGGGAAGTGCCCTTGAAACACTCTGTGGTCAGGCATTCGGCGCTGGACAAGTTCATATGCTGGGCATTTACATGCAACGATCCACGATAATTTTATTCGTCTCTTGCATTATCCTATTGCCGGTTTACATATTTGCCACCCCGCTTCTGAAGTTGATAGGGCAGCCCGATGAAATTGCAGAACCTGCTGGATTCTATTCACGTCTGACCATCCCCCAGCTCTTCTCCTTTGCTGTAAATTTTCCAACCCAAAAGTTCCTTCAAGCCCAGAGCAAGGTTACCGTGATTGCCTGGATAGCAGTTATTGCTCTGCTTTTACAAACTCTCTTGTGTTGGCTTTTCGTCAACTTATTTGGATGGGGAGCGGTTGGAGTAGCTGTGGCGTATGATATTATGAATTGGTTTATTGCAATATCACAATTTGTTTACGTGGTTGGTTGGTGTAAGGACGGGTGGAAGGGGTTCTCCTGGTCTGCGTTTAACGATATATGGGCGTTTGTTAGGTTGTCGCTTGCTTCTGCTGTGATGATGTGTCTGGAAGTTTGGTATATGATGAGCATCACTATCCTCACCGGCAATCTTAAGGATGCCGTGACTGCAGTTGGTTCCCTTTCTATTTG CATGAACATTAATGGGTGGGAGAACATGGTGTTTATAGGGATCAATGCTGCTATAAG TGTTCGGGTTTCGAATGAACTTGGCTTGGGACATGCAAGAGCAACCAAATACTGTGTCTACGTGACAGTGTTTCAGTCTTTGCTGATTGGGATTGTTTGCATGATTGTCATCCTGGCCACCAGGGATTATATTGCTGTTATTTTTACTGACAGCGAGATTATGCGGCAGGCAGTGAGTCATCTTTCAGGCCTTCTTGGTATTACAATGCTTCTCAACAGCGTGCAGCCAGTGATATCAG GTGTAGCCATAGGAGGTGGTTGGCAGGCGCTCGTAGCGTACATCAACTTAGCTtgttattacatttttggtctcCCTTTAGGATTCCTTCTGGGCTATGTTGCTAATTTTGGTGtcgtg GGAGTGTGGGGAGGCATGATTGCTGGAGTGGCTCTGCAGACACTGTTGCTCTTTCTCGTACTCTACAAAACCAACTGGAACAAAGAG GTGGAGCAGATGACAGCCCGAATGCGGAAGTGGGGAGGCCAAGACACTGTgatttccataaaaaatacagaCGTTAAAAACATTGATTAA